The genomic interval ATCAAACAAATCGGTATCGGGCCCTTGGGGCGCCACACCGATCAGCTGTGCATCGCGGGCCTTGGCTTCCTGAGCGTTGCTGAGCACCTTTTCGAACACCACACCGGGCACGGCGATCGACACCACCGGAACCCGGGAATCCAAAAGGGCGATCGGCCCATGCTTCATCTCACCCGCTGGGTAACCCTCGGCATGGATGTAGCTGATTTCCTTCAGTTTCAACGCTCCTTCCAGAGCAATCGGGTAGTTGATGCCCCGGCCAAGGAAAATCACATCCTGAGTGTCGGCAAAGCGGTGGGCCAGGGCCTCCGAGCGCTGATCATGCAGATCCACCAGCTGACGCAGCTGCTGAGGCAAGGTCCGCAATTCATCCGCCAACGCTTTGATCTCAGCCGCGGAGCGTGCGCCACGTCGGGCAGCAAACGCCATGGCCAAGCCATAGAACGCCAAGAGCTGGCCGAGGAAGGTCTTGGTGGCGGCCACGCCGACCTCGATACCGGCCCCGATGTCGAGAATGTGCGGCACCTGACGCGACAGGGAGCTTTCCGGACGGTTGGTCACCCCCAGTTGGCGGGGGGCAAAGGCTGGATCCCCATGGGCCAGACGCCGCTCCGCCTCCATGGCCAAGGCGGCCAGGGTGTCTGCCGTTTCACCGGACTGGGTGACGCCAATGGTGAGGGTGTGGGGAGCCAGCGGCGGCGGGGCGTAACGGAATTCACTGGCGTAATGCACCGATGTGGGTATTCCTGCGAACTGCTCCAGCAGGTAGGCCCCCACCATCGCGGCGTGGCGGCTGGTGCCGCAGGCCAGGATCTGAATCCGCTCGATCCCTTCGTAGAAGGCATCGTCCATCGGCAGCGCCACCGGCTGCTCAGTCGCCAGCCCCTGGGGCAGATGGCGGGTCACCCACAGCTCCGCGGTCTCCGGTTGCTCATGGATTTCCTTGAGCATGAAGTGGCGGAACTCGCGTTTGTCCGCCACATGATCCACGCCGCTGAGCTGGGTGGGCATGCGTTGCTGGCGCACCCCTGCGGCGTCGTAAAGCTCAACGCCAAGGGGTGAGAGCAAGGCCACCTCGCCGTCTTCCATCGGCAAGATCGTGCGGGTGAAACCTGCTAAAGCCGGAGTGTCGCTGGCACAGAGGAATTCCCCTTCACCCAACCCGATCAAGAGGGGTGCCGCCTTGCGAGCCACCACAAGTGCACCCGGCGCCTGATTCCAGATCACCGCCAGGGCATAGGCCCCTTGCAACTTGGGCAGCACCCGCTGCAGAGCCTCCAGCAAAAGACCACCGCCTGGGGTGCCGCCCCCTGCTTGCAGCTGCTGAAGCTCCACAGCAAGAAGATGAGGAATCACCTCGGTGTCCGTCTCCGACTGAAACACCACCCCTGAAGCCTGCAACTGCTCGCGCAGGGAACGGTGATTCTCAATGATTCCGTTCTGCACCACGGCCACAGCCCCATCACTGCTGCGATGCGGATGGGCATTGCGCTCCTCCGGTTTGCCATGGGTGGCCCAGCGGGTATGGCCGATGCCGCATTGCCCGGGAGCCCCTTGAGCTTCCACCAAGGCGGTGAGGTTGCGCAGCTTGCCCTTGGCCCGAAGACAGGTCAGCACCCCTGGAGCGTCAACCGTCGCAATCCCGGCGGAGTCGTAACCGCGGTACTCCAGCTGACGAAGTCCCTCCAGAAGCTGGGGTGCCGCTTCTCGGGAGCCCACCAGGGCAACGATTCCGCACATACAAAAAAAGCCCGGCTGAAGCCGGGCAGAGCTTATGAGGTGAAACGGTTCAAATCAGTAAGCCAGACCCATGGAGCGGGTCGTCTCATCTCCGAGATAGACGCGGATGCTCAGGAAGTCGGTAGGGCAGGCGGTTTCGCAGCGCTTGCAACCCACACAGTCTTCGGTGCGCGGCGATGACGCGATCTGGCCGGCCTTACAGCCGTCCCAGGGCACCATCTCAAGCACGTCGAGAGGGCAGGCACGCACGCACTGGGTGCAACCGATGCAGGTGTCGTAGATCTTGACGGCGTGGGACATGTGCCCGATTCATACGAAGGCTTGAAGCAAACGTACCCCTCCCTGAGAAGTCCTTGGCCATGCCGTCACCGTTGTTAACGGCGGGGGCACTTCGCGAGGTGATCCCTGAGGGCGTGCCCGTAAGATGCAGCGTCCCGTTGCCACGGCTATGTCCCAGGAAGCGATCCTCGAGAAGGTCCGTTCGATCGTTGCGGAGCAACTGAGTGTTGACTCCGGCGAAGTGAAGCCGGAATCCAACTTCCAGAACGATCTGGGTGCTGATTCTCTGGACACCGTGGAACTCGTGATGGCCCTGGAAGAGGCCTTCGACATCGAGATTCCCGACGAAGCTGCTGAAGGCATCACCACTGTTGGCGACGCCGTCAAATACATCGAAGACAAGCAAGCCTGAACAACGCAATGGTGGATGGTCTCCATCGCGTCGTCATTACCGGCCTCGGCGCGGTCACACCGATCGGCAACACGGTTCAGGATTACTGGAACGGCCTCACCTCCGGCAGCAACGGAGTAGAGGCCATCACCCTGTTCGATGCATCTGAGCACGCCTGTCGCTTTGCGGCGGAGGTGAAGGATTTCGATCCGACAGGTTTCATCGAACCGAAGGAAGCCAAGCGCTGGGATCGGTTCTGCAAGTTCGGCGTGGTGGCAGCCAAGCAGGCTGTGGCCCATGCCGGCCTTGACATCAACGACGCGAATGCGGATCGAATCGGCACGATCATCGGCTCCGGCGTCGGCGGACTGCTGACGATGGAAACCCAAGCCCACGTGCTCGAGGGCCGCGGTCCGGGACGGGTGAGCCCGTTCACGGTGCCGATGATGATCCCCAATATGGCCACAGGTTTAGCGGCGATTGCCCTGGGCACCAAAGGCCCCAGCTCTGCTGTGGCCACCGCCTGCGCCGCCGGCTCCAATGCTGTTGGTGATGCCTTCCGGTTGCTGCAGCTGGGCAAGGCGGACGCGATGGTTTGCGGTGGCGCCGAATCGGCGATCACTCCCCTAGGGGTTGCCGGCTTCGCCAGCGCCAAGGCCTTGTCGTTCCGCAATGACGATCCGGCCACGGCTAGTCGTCCATTTGACAAAGAGCGGGATGGCTTTGTGATCGGTGAAGGTGCTGGCGTGCTGGTGCTCGAAACCCTCGAGCATGCCCAAGCCCGTGGCGCCACGATCCTCGGCGAAGTGGTGGGCTACGGCATGACCTGCGATGCCCACCACATCACCTCACCCACGCCCGGCGGCGTCGGGGGAGCTGAAGCGATGCGCCTGGCCCTGGCCGATGGCGGGATCGATGCTTCGGAAATCGACTATGTCAACGCCCACGGCACCAGCACCCCGGCGAACGACAAGAACGAGACCTCGGCGATCAAGAGCGCACTGGGCGACCGTGCGCTGCAGATTCCCGTGAGCTCCACCAAATCGATGACCGGTCACCTGCTGGGTGGCTCCGGCGGCATCGAAGCCGTGGCCTGCGTGCTGGCGCTGCAACACGGCGTCGTGCCCCCCACGATCAACCACACCACACCGGATCCCGACTGTGATCTGGATGTCGTGCCGAATACGGCGCGAGATCAGACACTGGGAACCGTCTTGTCCAACTCCTTCGGCTTCGGCGGCCACAACGTCTGCCTGGCTTTCAAACGCGCCAGCTGAGCCTTACCGCTCACGCCGTGCGTCAAAATCGCTCCAACTTTTCCTACTAACACCATGGTCGCTGCGCCCGCGTCACTCGACACGCTCTGCATCAACAGCATTCGGATGCTGGCTGTCGACGCCATCAACAAGTCCAACAGCGGCCACCCCGGCCTGCCGATGGGCTGCGCACCCATGGGTTATGCCCTCTGGGACAAGTTTCTCAAGCACAACCCCAAGAACCCCAAGTGGTTCAACCGCGACCGCTTCGTGCTGTCTGCTGGCCACGGCTGCATGCTGCTCTACGCCCTGCTGCACCTCACCGGCTACGACTCGGTGACCATCGACGACATCAAGCAGTTCCGTCAGTGGGGCTCCAAAACCCCGGGTCACCCCGAAACCTTTGAAACCCCCGGCGTTGAAGTGACCACCGGCCCTCTGGGCGCCGGCATCTCCAACGCAGTGGGTCTGGCCATCGCTGAATCCCACCTGGCAGCCAAGTTCAACAAGGCTGACGCCACCGTGGTGGATCACTACACCTACGTGGTGATGGGTGACGGCTGTAACCAAGAAGGTGTCTCTTCCGAAGCTGCATCCCTGGCGGGCCACCTCAAGCTGGGCAAGCTGATCGCCCTCTACGACGACAACAGCATCACCATCGATGGCCGCACCGATGTGTCCTTCACCGAGGACGTGCTGAAGCGCTACGAGGCCTATGGCTGGCACGTACAGCACGTGGCCGAGGGCAACACCGATGTGGATGCCATTGCCAAAGCGATCGAAGCCGCCAAGGCAGTGACCGACAAGCCGTCGATCATCAAGGTGACCACCATCATTGGCTACGGCTCCCCCAACAAGGCCGACACCGCCGGCGTGCATGGTGCTGCTCTGGGTGAAGAGGAAGCAGCCCTGACCCGTCAGCAGCTGGGTTGGGACTACGCCCCCTTCGAAATCCCCCAGGACGCCTACGACCAGTTCCGCCAGGCCATTGACCGTGGCGCCAGCCTCGAGGCCGAGTGGAACCAGACCCTGGCCACTTACCGCACCAAGTACCCCACGGAAGCCGCCGAGTTCGAGCGGATGCTGCGCGGAGAGCTACCCGAGGGTTGGGACAAGGACCTCCCCACTTACACCCCCGAAGATGGTGGATTGGCCACCCGGAAGCACTCCCAAATCTGCCTGGGTGCTCTGGGACCCAACCTGCCCGAGCTCATTGGCGGCTCCGCTGACCTCACCCACTCCAATTACACGGACATCAAGGGTGAAACCGGCTCCTACCAGGCCAGCAGCCCTGAGAAGCGCTACCTGCACTTCGGTGTGCGCGAGCACGCCATGGCCGCCATCCTCAACGGCATCGCTTATCACAACAGCGGTTTGATTCCCTACGGCGGCACCTTCCTGGTGTTCGCCGACTACATGCGCGGCTCCATGCGCCTATCTGCCCTGAGCATGCTGGGTGTGATCTACGTGCTCACCCACGACTCCATCGGCGTCGGCGAAGACGGCCCCACCCACCAGCCGATCGAAACCATCCCATCGCTCCGCGCGATGCCAGGGATGTTGGTGTTCCGCCCTGGCGACGGCAACGAAACCAGTGGTGCCTACAAGGTGGCGATCCAAAACCGCAATCGCCCCAGCTCCCTCTGCCTCAGCCGTCAGGGCATGGCCAACCAGGCCAATTCCTCCATCGACAAGGTGGCACTTGGTGGCTATGTGCTCGAAGACTGCGCGGGCACTCCCGATCTGATTTTGATCGGTACCGGTACCGAGCTCGACCTCTGCGTTCAGGCAGCCAAGCAACTCACCGGTGAAGGCAAGAAGGTGCGCGTGGTGTCCATGCCCTGCGTCGAACTGTTCGACGAGCAGACCGATTCCTACAAGGAAGAGGTGCTCCCCAACGCCGTGCGCAAGCGCATCGTGGTTGAGGCCGCTGAATCCTTTGGCTGGCACCGTTTCATCGGCCTGGATGGCGACAGCGTGACCATGAATCGTTTCGGTGCTTCCGCCCCCGGCGGCACCTGCCTCAAGGAATTCGGTTTCACCGTGGAGAACGTGGTCGCTAAATCAAAATCTCTGCTTGGGTAGGTCACAGGCTTAATTTGTTCGTCTTAATTTTCTCCTCGTCCAATGGGCGAGGAGATTTTTTTTGTAT from Synechococcus sp. UW69 carries:
- the fabF gene encoding beta-ketoacyl-ACP synthase II produces the protein MVDGLHRVVITGLGAVTPIGNTVQDYWNGLTSGSNGVEAITLFDASEHACRFAAEVKDFDPTGFIEPKEAKRWDRFCKFGVVAAKQAVAHAGLDINDANADRIGTIIGSGVGGLLTMETQAHVLEGRGPGRVSPFTVPMMIPNMATGLAAIALGTKGPSSAVATACAAGSNAVGDAFRLLQLGKADAMVCGGAESAITPLGVAGFASAKALSFRNDDPATASRPFDKERDGFVIGEGAGVLVLETLEHAQARGATILGEVVGYGMTCDAHHITSPTPGGVGGAEAMRLALADGGIDASEIDYVNAHGTSTPANDKNETSAIKSALGDRALQIPVSSTKSMTGHLLGGSGGIEAVACVLALQHGVVPPTINHTTPDPDCDLDVVPNTARDQTLGTVLSNSFGFGGHNVCLAFKRAS
- the acpP gene encoding acyl carrier protein; protein product: MSQEAILEKVRSIVAEQLSVDSGEVKPESNFQNDLGADSLDTVELVMALEEAFDIEIPDEAAEGITTVGDAVKYIEDKQA
- the tkt gene encoding transketolase, coding for MVAAPASLDTLCINSIRMLAVDAINKSNSGHPGLPMGCAPMGYALWDKFLKHNPKNPKWFNRDRFVLSAGHGCMLLYALLHLTGYDSVTIDDIKQFRQWGSKTPGHPETFETPGVEVTTGPLGAGISNAVGLAIAESHLAAKFNKADATVVDHYTYVVMGDGCNQEGVSSEAASLAGHLKLGKLIALYDDNSITIDGRTDVSFTEDVLKRYEAYGWHVQHVAEGNTDVDAIAKAIEAAKAVTDKPSIIKVTTIIGYGSPNKADTAGVHGAALGEEEAALTRQQLGWDYAPFEIPQDAYDQFRQAIDRGASLEAEWNQTLATYRTKYPTEAAEFERMLRGELPEGWDKDLPTYTPEDGGLATRKHSQICLGALGPNLPELIGGSADLTHSNYTDIKGETGSYQASSPEKRYLHFGVREHAMAAILNGIAYHNSGLIPYGGTFLVFADYMRGSMRLSALSMLGVIYVLTHDSIGVGEDGPTHQPIETIPSLRAMPGMLVFRPGDGNETSGAYKVAIQNRNRPSSLCLSRQGMANQANSSIDKVALGGYVLEDCAGTPDLILIGTGTELDLCVQAAKQLTGEGKKVRVVSMPCVELFDEQTDSYKEEVLPNAVRKRIVVEAAESFGWHRFIGLDGDSVTMNRFGASAPGGTCLKEFGFTVENVVAKSKSLLG
- the glmS gene encoding glutamine--fructose-6-phosphate transaminase (isomerizing); translation: MCGIVALVGSREAAPQLLEGLRQLEYRGYDSAGIATVDAPGVLTCLRAKGKLRNLTALVEAQGAPGQCGIGHTRWATHGKPEERNAHPHRSSDGAVAVVQNGIIENHRSLREQLQASGVVFQSETDTEVIPHLLAVELQQLQAGGGTPGGGLLLEALQRVLPKLQGAYALAVIWNQAPGALVVARKAAPLLIGLGEGEFLCASDTPALAGFTRTILPMEDGEVALLSPLGVELYDAAGVRQQRMPTQLSGVDHVADKREFRHFMLKEIHEQPETAELWVTRHLPQGLATEQPVALPMDDAFYEGIERIQILACGTSRHAAMVGAYLLEQFAGIPTSVHYASEFRYAPPPLAPHTLTIGVTQSGETADTLAALAMEAERRLAHGDPAFAPRQLGVTNRPESSLSRQVPHILDIGAGIEVGVAATKTFLGQLLAFYGLAMAFAARRGARSAAEIKALADELRTLPQQLRQLVDLHDQRSEALAHRFADTQDVIFLGRGINYPIALEGALKLKEISYIHAEGYPAGEMKHGPIALLDSRVPVVSIAVPGVVFEKVLSNAQEAKARDAQLIGVAPQGPDTDLFDELLPVPSVSEWLSPLLTVVPMQLLSYHIAAHRGLDVDQPRNLAKSVTVE
- the psaC gene encoding photosystem I iron-sulfur center protein PsaC; the encoded protein is MSHAVKIYDTCIGCTQCVRACPLDVLEMVPWDGCKAGQIASSPRTEDCVGCKRCETACPTDFLSIRVYLGDETTRSMGLAY